In Maylandia zebra isolate NMK-2024a linkage group LG9, Mzebra_GT3a, whole genome shotgun sequence, the genomic stretch aacaaaacgactACACAACaaactaactacacaagacaacacaacacactaactatacactccacactaaacgtcacaaatctcccacatctaaaaaccctctctctctcactgtctcGCTGCCGTTGCTCCCAAAACtctccctcttcctaaacaaccaaatcctacgtgttgcctttttttttttaaaattggtcgacatggtacatttttccccCGATAGGAAACAGgtggctttttttccccctttctttactgttttcgCGCAGTCTTTAGAAAAcgcttaaaaaacacacacataaaaatgtgacgacagtgtttagaaaaaaagcgTGGCTGATATATATGATCATAACTCTGGatttactggcctgtaattaaaattaaaaaactttGAAGTCCGAACTTTCAATATGGGCTGAAATAGAGACTCAGCgtggctgcagcttgttgctgTGTCAGCTTACatcagtcatgtgatttggaGGTGCAGCGTGTCCGTGGACCACAGAGGGTTAATAACACTCACCTTGCTTCCATTTCCAGAGTGTAACAACCGACCACCTGTGTGAAATCTGAAATTCCCATGGTGTTATTCAAACTGTGCTCCGACACAATCATAAGCATCGCTGgctactgaaaacaagaaaaaagccggTCCTGCTgtgggctgaaccatttgttacTGGTGAAGGGGGGGTAACACTATAgaatatattcagttttagcatttatattcactgttgACAGTAACTACGCTTAAAGTGTTAATgctatcttattttaataaacaacactgtcatatgcaaaactggggtagcacttggggtggcaagggatcattttagggtggcacttgccaccccatgccacccttctagatccgcccctggcTGGTTAtcaaaaaaagcaaatactGCACAAATTAAATCTTTAAATATGTATTAAACTTACGGGCGAGGACTGCTGCAGTATCAGTTCTGTATAACAGATACCATTGCTACATAAAAATTAAAGTACTAAATTCTACTAACGTCTTGATgcacgctcaatcatccaggaaagtaaatctccaaaagttgattctgttcatctggacgtagcgttttgtgggagaaacgtttcgtcactcacccaagtgacgtcttcagtctcagctgactgcaggtttccccaaccttataaacagtacatttaaataatgactgaaaacagcccactgaaggaaaaatgggctgggaggtcagttccttaatcttaattatgcaaattctcatgaccattgatcaacaaccactgaccaaaacccactgatcaatggccatgagtaccattcacagagagttggggaatggctgcaatcatagcgttgtaagatggtgaaagatgtacccttaggccccctcctcgattcagagatggtcgtTCCATTTTCACGTATATCCCTATTCTCTgcgaatggtactcatggccattgatcagtggttgtaagaaaaggaaaaaatctTGGCGTAGATATCTATACTTGCAGATTCATAAATTTAACATCCAGGATTATTCACTGTCTCTTCAGATCCATTGTGATCCAATGATTTCAGTCCTGCATGatcacgctgatgtttgcacagagcagaaaatgaagtgaatgtttttgCACATTAGTAAGAGTAAAACTATTTACAGCGTGGGATCGTTCATGTttggagtatgaactgagattcttgaagctgctttttaaccccactgtgacaGAATTCATGTCTTTTTAATTCACTTGATGTGGGGAAGCTtttcccacattctttgcagtagctCATTTTGTCACCACTCTGTGTACGTTGATGTCGTTTTACACTCCATTGCTGACTGAAAcgctttcccaccaccacagtgacgacAGGGtggagaactggatccatctgtgtcgctctgcttctaaacaaagacacacagacagtgaAGGTCAGGCAATtccttcaacatttttatcCCGAATattgcctgaaataaagagcatttcTGCAAACATCcacattttactgtttacattataaCGCTCAGCTTACTGGGCGAAAATGACTTCATTTCTAGGTAATCTACTTAATGGGAAGATTGGTGGTTAAACCCCTGGATGTTCTACTCTGCATGCCACAAGATACTGACCCCAAgctgctctccgatgcatccattggattGTGAAtgtcagacagagagaaaggggaggagcttttaaaactttactttttccAACAAGTTTCAGGAGATTTGTATCCGATTTGACTCAATATTCTGTCCATAAAGTTTTCATGTCTAATTTAGCTTTGaaattaaccctctcaggctcaaattaaactttttgttgctaatgcacaaccaagtcctgcagtggtacttctgtgtaaaaaaaactcataaaatatgtatgtggggtaatcaggttgttagtttttaactgttgcaaatcggcaacggctgccttgagagggttaaactTCATTCACGTAATACTTCAAAATAGCGGCAAcagtacaaatacaaatacatacctcacagtaactgcacttatagtctctttctggtgtggatctgacGGTGAAATCTCAGGAAACGTGGCTCTTTAAAAGCCttttcacacaggtcacatttataaggtctctcctcagtgtgggtaagtTTGTGGCGTTGCAAGTGTGGATATGTTGTAAACAGTTTGCCACACAGATCACAGGAGTaaacatcatgtctggtgtgaatccGTACGTGAATATTGCGGTAACCTAGCGtcctgaaagtttttccacaaatgcCACAGCTGtacgccttaattccagagtgagTAACTTGATGATGTCGTAAGGTGCTACTGAAAGCAAAAGCTttaccacactgatcacagctgtacgccttGATTCCAGAGTGAGTAACTTGATGATGTCTTAAGGTGCTACTGCAACTAAAAGCTTTACCACACAACTCACAACTGTatggtttaactccactgtggatgacttggtgtctttttaagtttccagcctgggtaaaagactttccacacaactcacacATGTACgatttaactccactgtggatgagttggtgttttttcaagTTTCCAGGATcattaaaagactttccacacaagtcgcAGCTGTATGCTTTAAATCCAGAGTGAGTAACTTGATGACGTTGTAAGTGGCTACTGCAAGAAAAAGTttttccacactgatcacagttgTACGCCTtgattccagagtgggtaaatTGATGACGTTGTAAGCGGCCACTACAAGCAAAAGTttttccacactgatcacagttgTACGCCTTAATTCCAAAGTGAGCAACTTGATGACGCTGTAAGTTACCACTGCAAGTAAAAGCTTTaccacacaactcacagctgtacgctttctcttcactgtggatgagtttgtgtgtttttaacctTCCAGGATGGGTataagactttccacacaactcacagctgtatggtttaactccactgtgaaTGACTTGGTGTGATTTTAGGTGTCCTTGCTGGGTAAAATTCTTCCCACACAAGTCACATCTGTACGGTTTATCTCCACTGTGGACCAGTTGGTGTGCTTTAAAGTTTCCAAGATGGGTAAAATTCTTcccacactcatcacagctgtattttttctctccctttattctgtgaggtttgtcggcctcctgagagcgctgacttctcgctccgtgttggtcctgcagtgactgagatacaaacagaggcagtgagtgaaatgcagtcatgGACTAAACTGAAACTGCCTCCATTAGTGGGATCCAAGATGTCAACAAACACATTGTAGGTGGATtacttggtgtgtttttaagcttgtCCAATCtggacagaatcaactttttggagacaCTGTAGGTGTGCTGTGCCCCAGTCTAGGGGTACAGGACCTGTCATGTGCAAGACTGATTACTTGGGGTCGAAACCTTTGTGATACAACTACCTGTTGAAATACATTCCACCCAAGATCACTTGATGAGGGAGGGTGCCATTTACGCATTAACACGTTGTTGCCAATGCTGTAAACATGGGGGTTTGCTCGTTGGAATTTACAGCAAGTAAACATTTGGCCAGAGTTGGATCATTCTGTTGCACATGGACAAAATCTGCTTTACTTGCCTCAATAGACAGGTCAGGTGTAGCAGGTAGCAGGCTATCAGacacacatttttcttctttttccacaGGTGGCTCAGCTTTCACAGGATCATCTTCAGAACACAGGAAAGAGTCAGACAAATCAACATCACTGTATCTGCGCTTATACACACATGTGACGACACAGGCAGGGAAAACAGAGGGCAGACTGCCAGCAGCAGATtcagaaacaaaaaccaaaTCATCGATGGGGTTTTCAATTACCTCGGAGATTGGGAAAATCTTTCCATTTGCTAGATCATTCCCCAGAATAATAGTAACTGCCTGTACGTGCAAGCGAGGGCGCACCCCAATTGCTACCGGGCCCGAAACGAGAGGTGACTGTAGGAAAACGCTGTGTAGCGGAGCCcgtgacacacacatacatatccACTCCCCACACGAGAGCATCAGCACCACAAAACGAGTTACTAGAAAAAGGCAACGCGCTATCCAAAATGAGAGACTTGGTAGCCCCAGTGTCACACAAAATCACAATCAGCACACGATCCTCCTCTTTTCCAGTAGGTGAGGCGAACGCTTTTGAAAAGAAAGGTCCGGAGGATCCGACGGGATTAGGCATAGAGACCAACCGACTCAAACCTGGAGAAAACCAACACTCTTTGGCTTTCTCCAGGTTTGAGTTTGCTCTTAGGGACGAAGTGATAGACAATTAGCAATGACATGGCTGGTGTCATGGCAATAAAAGCATTCACGAACATTCATGGGAACTGGATCAGGGTGTGTTTGATGTGCAGGAGAAACCCTTAAGCTCCTCGCAGGCGCAGACAACGGAGTATATTCACACAGCTGAAAATGTAGCGCAATGGGTCAACAGAAACTCATCTGCGAGAACAGCAGCTGAATCCACCTTTTGCTCATTGAGGTACATAACAACATTTTTTGGAAGACACGTTTTGAATTCTTCCAACAGAACCAATTGTCTTAGCTAAGTAAAATCCTTCACTTTACTTGCACCTAACTACTTATCAAACTTATCTACATGTGTTTGGTTGGCAGATTTTTCGCAGGACCGAAACATTTGGCAACATGCCTCATGAACTAACTCAGAAAACACTAAAATAGTGGATTTCACAATTTCACAATCCCGACTGTGATCAATGGATAAGCTCGTGCACACTTCTTGTGCTTTCCCCACCAATTTGTACTGCAACAACAAACTCCACACGTCCTTGGGCCATTTTAAAGTGGTTGCGATGCGTTCAAAGGCATTAAAGTAAGAGTCAACCTTACTTTCTCTGAAAGGTGGCACTAAGGCAATTTGCTTTCTTGCATCAAACTGGTCAGAGGAGAATCAGTCAAgttttactcacatttttactcAATGGGGTAGAGGTAACATTGCTCCATAGGCCTTATTCGGAGATGCAGTAGCTCAACTTCTTTGGCTTTAGCCTAAAGCTCCACCTCTTTCAGGCAAAGGGCAAGCTTAAGATCATCCGTAATCAATTCTGGTAATTGTCTGGCCAGGATAATGTTTGGGACTTGAACGGCAGCAGGAGCCTCCATCCACCACCAAACCTCCAGACGCATCAACCGGTCGAAGTTTCACCTTCGCAATTACCCCTTTTTCCACCATCTGCTCTGCCAGACACTGCttaatttctgcttttttggATTCAAGAGGACACCAACATTAAAAAATTTGCCACCAACAACAAATCTGCCTTGGTGCATCGATCCAACTTAGCCATGGTGGGTTGATGTGCAAAATAACACACATCAAAGTAATTACAGCTAGTTTACCCATTACACCACAAGAAAGCTGCCAACCAAAAGCTGAAGGAAACCTACAAAACAcaatgagcaaaaaaaaaatggcaaacaaaaaGAGCGTACAAGCCCCACTTTATTTTCAGCCCCAGTCTAAGGATACGCTTAAAGTCCACTGTGGATGAACTGGTATCTTTTTAAGcctccagcctgggtaaaagactttacAAAAAACTCACCTATGTAcactttaactccactgtggatgagttggtgttttttcaagTCTGCAGGATCgttaaaagactttccacacaagtcgcAGCTGTACGGTTTAAATCCAGAGTGAGTGACTTGGTGACGTTGTAAGGTGCTACTCCGAGCAAAAGCTTTACCGCATTGACCACAGCTGTACGCCTTGATTCCAGAGTGGATGAGTTGATGACGCTGTAAGTTACCACTGCAAGTAAAAGCTTTACCACACAACTCACAACTGTatggtttaactccactgtggatgacttggtgtgtttttaagcttgcagagtgggtaaaagactttccacataACTCACAGCTGTATGGTTTAACTCCACCGTGGATgacttggtgtgtttttaagcttgcagggtgggtaaaagactttccacacaactcacagctgtatggtttaactccactgtggatgcgCTGGTGTGATTTTAGGTGTCCTTTCTGGGTAAAAcgttttccacacaagtcacatcTGTACGGTTTATCTCCACTGTGGACGAGTTGGTGTGCTTTAAAGTTTCCAAGATGGGTAAAATTCTTcccacactcatcacagctgtattttttctctccctttcttctgtgaggtttgtcggcctcctgagagcgctgacttctcactccgtgttggtcctgcagtgacagagatacaaacagaggcagtgagtgaaatgcagtcgtggactAAACTGAAACTGCCTCCATTAGTGGGATCCAAGATGTCAACAAACACATTGTAGGTGgatgttggtgtgtttttaagcttgtCCAATCTGGACAGAATCGACTTTTTGGAGACATTGTAGGTGTTCTGTGCCTCAGTCTAGGGGTACAGGACCATAACATAAGGGTAAGAAAGGAAGTGACCCTGCCCGAATCCCCCAAATCATACCTAGAAGCcaatctttgaagtgaacggTGGTTTATTTGTGTCTACACTGTCCATTTACAAGTGAACTAAtttacacactatatacaaaAACTCAGTAAATCTCAGGAGCCACACATGGGTAACACAAGGTTTGGAAGCCAgggtcaggtctgctgctgtcaggcgcTGCCGCCGACAACTGCTGGTGTAGCATCTTTTAAAAACAGCCACATGATCAGGGGATCAATCAGCCGCCACCAGCTCTCCAATCAGGAAGGACCTGTAGATTCTTAAAGACATAGAACACCACAAAATATACAGCTGGCCAGGGCCGTAACACCGCCCTTCCCAAGACAAAACATCTCCCCTACAGATGTTTGGCACTCAGGAGTGGAGAAAACCACTTGACAGTACATCTGCTGTCACATTGTCAGTTCCTTTTTTGTGATGGATCTCCAAATTAAAATCCTTTACTAGGAGTTACCATCTCATGAGCCTCTAGTTGGAATTGTGTATTCTAGTCAAAAACACAAAGGGCTTGTGATCGGTGTAGACAAAGACAGGCGATGAACTGCAACCTATATATGTTTTAGCGCCAAAATGTGGTAGTGCAAGCAACAGGGAAAGAGCATCTTTATCTATGGTACTGTAATTTTGCTGGTGAATGTTGAATTTCCTTTAAAAGTAACCGATTGGATGATCAACACCCTGCTCATCCTTCTGCAACAGCACCTCACCTGCACAGCTGGCGCGGGCATCcacctgtagtttgaaaggACGCATAAAATCAAGAGTGGCAAAGACTGGTATTCTGAGCTTTGGCAGACTGAAAAGGTTTCTGGCATGTGGATGACCACACTAATGGTTTTGACACACCAGTGAGACTGGTGAGAGGTGCAACTACATCAGCAAACTTTTTGCAGAAACCACGATAGTAGCCAGCCATTCCGAGGTCCCGGCGAATCTCACATCTAGTGCGAGGCACACGGAAATGTAGGACAGCCTGAATTTTGGCCAGGAGGGGGCGCACCGGACCCACCTGCTTCACTAGATAAGCCACTGTGGCTTATCTAGTGAAGGTGTTGGAATGTGGCAGGGGCATTTCGAATGGCAAAAGGCATGACGATATATATTGGAGAAAGTGATTGGGAGTGACGAAGGCGGAACTGATGCATGTGGAGTGAGGGGAACTTGCcaataaccctttaataaatCAAGTGACAAACTTTGCAGAGCAAACCCTATCAACACAATCTTCCATTCGGGGGAGAGGATAGGAGTCCGGTTTGGTCAGATTTTTGAAAATCTGTACAAAAACATGGGGTTTTGTCTTCCTTCGGCATGAGAAGGCACTCCATGTACTAGAACTCGGGACAGCTAGACCATTTTTAgcaaactcactatttttgcagtctgaaatattgaaaattgacgatatagtgaaattccaaacagcacaaattatattcaaagcaaaaaataaagaactgccaggtaatattcagagtatgtttttttgaaagaaggaagttataatttaaggggtttttgtaacttcaaaacaatgaaggtacatactacaagaaaaggcttttgtgtttctgttcatggagtgaaactatggaacaaactgaatatggaattaaagcaacgtccaaacataaaactgttcaaaaagagttataaaaatatgatcttctcgatctataaagaaaaggaaaatatttaaattaagtgaatgtctctatttaaaaacaaacaaacaaacaaaaaattcatgatgtgatattatagtatatagtatatcagaaatctgttcactatttttattacaaattatatcagtaaggaagctgactaaatattcactgataatttatggcaaaggggtgggattaaataagtgtatacttcttcccactccctttcaacatgtaaattaatcagaatgttttttgtatgtaatttgtatagtattttttttctctcttatttcttttctaaatgtacttgtatattgttcacatgttgaaataaattatcaatcaatcaatcaatcaatcaaaagtaGGAAACTTCTTGCTGAAAAACTGCGCATTTGGTAGGTGTTGAGGAACATATATGTTTTCTTAGTgcttatttgattattttgtttatgtattttaataacAGGCCAGCTTTGACTCACAAACCAATTGCTTAGCCAGACTGAAATACTGtgcaaaaacaggaaactgtgaagAACAGGAAGTACAGAAAAGCGGAACTAAGCAACGCAAACACACAGATCAAGTAGGGTTACTAAAATAACATGAGGAGCGAGGATGCAGACAGTTTTGCAGCTATAGGGTAGACATATAGTATTGAAATAGATCAAGGGACGGTTTAGTAGGGGAGGAGCAAGCGGATTATAACATAGGTGATATGCTTGTAATGTTTTAGATCTGCAGAGGGTTTAGCCTGGTGCACATCCCTTTCCGGAAAGTAATGAttcaataaaataattataaatactTTGGCAAGTGAGTCGTGTTCTCTCTGTCcagtaaaagaataaaaagaaaaagatttaatAGTTCGGTTCACACGATAAGTGTGTTGTTTGTTCGGAGGATGGTCACCTACATCTACGTCATGTTCATGACAGTGGTGCGAGATGGAGTGTCAGCAATCAGGGATGGGTGATTTTTGATCAGAGAGCACAAATCATTCTGGGCAGCGTCATCCAAATGTTTTAGGTGGTATTTTAAATTCACTAATATTTTCTGAGTCGGGAGCAACCCTTAGCACAAATGAAAACTAAGTCATCACTTTCTGGATTATACTCAGATGGGGCCGCTGACACAACTACAGGCAAGGCTGATGGTGCAGCAGGGGACGAAGAGGGGTTTACACCTGCCTCGCGAAAAAAATAAGGCTTCATCAGGTTGACGAGATGAAGTCACATGACGCTTTCTTCTAcagtctctgtaaagcactttgaatcaccttgttgttgaattgtgctatacaaataaacttgccttgccttgccttacagtCTGGGGTGCCTATAACAGAATCTGTGTCACAGAACTTTGTCTGGAGAGAAGATCTCTTTGAGCAGCCACGGGGACACGCACTGTGTGTTCAAACACTAGATCTGCGGGACTGAAACCTATGGACTCCTGCGCACGCTCTCTCACCAATAGAAGGAGAAGAGGCAGACCCTCATCCCACTCTCTTCCTGACTCGAGGCAGAACTTTCTCATCATagcttttaatgttttaatggaAACGCTTGAGCACGCCCTGTGATTCGGGATGATACACACTGGATTTTTAATGCTTTATGCCAAGCGATTTCATGAGCTGAGTGAAAATCTTGGATAtgaagtaaatggtaaatggcctgtatttatatagcgcttttctagtccctaaggaccccaaagcgctttacatatccagtcatccacccattcacgcacacattcacacactggtgattagggatgggtaccggtgtccggtgccatgatggcaccggttctgacataaacggtagtaaccagaccgaaaagcagcgcacatttcggtgcgttatttcagtgctttttttttcctgagctgtgatacacttctagccaatcattttacgtttcccaggatagtaggcgggtccaggtacgtacgttcagttagagcagagctacagattaaaaatgtccaaggcgaagcggtcaatagtctggctgtacttcacagtaaaagatgcaaactcagcagcaacaagtgctttaagctgatactgtgatattgtcaaaggaggtaacacctcgtatccgatgaaacacctggagaCGCATAGcgggtttttttaaaagcagagaaatgcgccgtatttgatagcttgctgcgagacctcacactgtgcacgttgggtgggttgccagttatcggaccggagcaacatcccccaaaaacccgaagaatagagtcctggcccctagccctgccagtgtagccaacaggcttcagttcatctcagaatggttaaaacataccttcttagttgagccctggctagatgt encodes the following:
- the LOC106676439 gene encoding uncharacterized protein LOC106676439 encodes the protein MAGYYRGFCKKWMPAPAVQSTTAFHSLPLFVSLSLQDQHGVRSQRSQEADKPHRRKGEKKYSCDECGKNFTHLGNFKAHQLVHSGDKPYRCDLCGKRFTQKGHLKSHQRIHSGVKPYSCELCGKSFTHPASLKTHQVIHGGVKPYSCELCGKSFTHSASLKTHQVIHSGVKPYSCELCGKAFTCSGNLQRHQLIHSGIKAYSCGQCGKAFARSSTLQRHQVTHSGFKPYSCDLCGKSFNDPADLKKHQLIHSGVKVYIDDPVKAEPPVEKEEKCVSDSLLPATPDLSIESLQDQHGARSQRSQEADKPHRIKGEKKYSCDECGKNFTHLGNFKAHQLVHSGDKPYRCDLCGKNFTQQGHLKSHQVIHSGVKPYSCELCGKSYTHPGRLKTHKLIHSEEKAYSCELCGKAFTCSGNLQRHQVAHFGIKAYNCDQCGKTFACSGRLQRHQFTHSGIKAYNCDQCGKTFSCSSHLQRHQVTHSGFKAYSCDLCGKSFNDPGNLKKHQLIHSGVKSYMCELCGKSFTQAGNLKRHQVIHSGVKPYSCELCGKAFSCSSTLRHHQVTHSGIKAYSCDQCGKAFAFSSTLRHHQVTHSGIKAYSCGICGKTFRTLGYRNIHVRIHTRHDVYSCDLCGKLFTTYPHLQRHKLTHTEERPYKCDLCEKAFKEPRFLRFHRQIHTRKRL